The genomic interval ATCTACCTAAAAAGGATTTTCAAATGGGAGCCATATTACCACCAGAAATGAGCAAGATATTTTATTCCTATTTTTTGCAGGTAATGAGCGTTGTTATACGAGGctgaaataattgttttttggcTGGTCATTTGAAATCCTCTTCAAATATTAAGACAGAAATATTTCCTCGTAAACTAAAAagtatatttgtatttttgtttgttttttttttaattattttgttgcttttttgtttttttttttgagttttctatcatttctttcaaaaaaacaatttacgaGTATTTTGGATACACTTAGTTTAACGAAACGTTGAAAAGTTAAGTCGATGTTAAAAGACTCAAAGGTTGACTGACCATGCTTGGCCAATCAGTATACATAGTTTTGACGAGGAAAAACAGCTCGCGCAGCCTTTTCTTCTGGGTCCCATTGATTTCTGTAACGTCTAGCCAGGAATGCTGCAATTACCTATAAAAACGACGATCTCTTATGTAAGACGGATTTTTGGCGCATCAAAGTTCTTCCGATGCTCTACAGTACACACAGCAAGAATATCCACAGCTGCGTAATTATTCAACAATCATTCTCGCCTATATAATgcattttttctcgtacaggaataaattttcaccaagTGTTGGGACAGAGGTGACTGATGATACTCTGATCGATGGACGTTTGCATTGAAATCAtctcgattaaaaattatattctcaGGACAGTTTGCAAACTGGATGTTTCCAAAGCTACAAGAGTATATTTAGTGCAGTGAAGCCTTTTCCTTCTGGCTtctaatattttattacatcattCAAAATGTAAAGCTCTATCAATGAGTGAATATAGGATCAGAAGGGATTATGGTTGGACGGAGCTAACTGAATCAAGCCACATAATTTCATGCTTCAAGGTTTTGGTTCTTTACTCGGATACCTTTACCTTCAAAATATAtgatgtaaatatatgtaacaaAAATGCTTACCAATAACCCCCTAGAAATCagacaaaatgaaatttccagGAACATCTAAGGGATATGGGTCGAACATAGATGTTAGCAACGATAAACCAAAGGCTAGGTGGTGTCAAAGTTAATTGTGTGGAATAGAAACATTGTTAAGGATTAACAGATTCATTGGGAGAAATTCAGATGAGGTGAACCTGAATGTACAACTATTCATTCCCATCAACACCAAAAGTATAATACACATGAAAATACCATAACCAGTGTGAGAAACCACCCACCATCTGTTAGGAGGTTCATACGAAGACACAGGGGACATAGCGATGGTGTTAGACTAGAGGAAAGCACTAGGATTAGCTCGTGGATCTTTCTGGTTCCTGTAGCGTACGGTCAACCAAACGCCAACAAACTGTAATAGGCACCAAGTTGTTAGTTTGAAAAGTTTACATAATGTGACAACATAGATGCAAAACATAATCCATAACCAGAAATAATTAGTGAcagtttaaaaattattagatTCCATAATGACAAGTGAATCATCTAGAATATTccaatataatatacctggTAATCACTTACAGTAACTTTCAGTCATTTAACTTACCTCAGTGAAGCTGAAAAATAGTCCAATTCCACCACATAACTTAAAGGCATAGTCAATTGTTGATTGCAGTTTATACATGCATCCATCACATACATTACAGTCCTTTTCAGCTGCAGAGGGAGAAGTTGAACACCTAGCAGCGCAGATTTTCTGAATCAAGGTAAAGGCACAGCATTAATACGTTTGTTTTCAATGGTGAGATTCCATTTCAATCTAAAAGACAGTTACTAACATTCACAATATCACATGACGGATGATTCATAGTCGGATCTCTGGTCGTGTTGAGGCTATTTTCGAAACCACAGCATGTAAAAGTTGTTTGAACTTTGGCTTTTAATTCTGGTCCAACTCGTTTCCATCCCTAAACACAAGttgcataaataataatttattagatATAATGTTGACAGTCAAAGTACATCATCGGACTTGCCTCCTCTGCAAgttgttcttgttgttctGAATTGACGGCAAGACAAGCACAGGCGATGCTAAATTGGACCAAGAATAGCAGGAACAAGATTACCATGTActgttgtaaaaaattaaggaCAGAACAATTTATAGAATATCATAATTTACAGTTGTTATCGCAAAGTTCAAAGCTGTTGTCAAAATACCAGGCATTTTCCAGAGCTTTGAAGTTCTTTCAAGTCACTCAAGACTTTCACTTGCGACTCATTATCATATTAATTAACAAGTAGTTTGATAATGTAACATAATTTTGAATGTGAAATAAATCTGTTTAATTCTGTCTGGAGCCTATGGGTCAAAGAGCAATTGATTACATTTCAAGAGTAGAGCACGAGCAAACCAACTAGTAATAAGATGTTGGGAAGACTACAATACTGCTGAATAGAAAAGGATACAAAGAACAGCAAAACTTGATGATGTTTTATTGCACCAATCAGTCCAAGTATTGATATGACAAAGAGTATAACGCCACAAGCTAAAATCCCTCCGATAATTGGGAGGTTTGTAACAAGGGCTGAAGCTCTACCGTAGACAGCTACCCCGATTAGGATGAAGGCTACAACCTGGagagaaattaaatgaatatcCAGGATGACAAGTCATGAATATTCTTTAATGACGACTCAAAAACAGAGTTGATCATTAGCGTAATGACTAATGGTAACAAAGAGAACGACGAGATACTTACTATGTATAAGACATTTAATGCTGTAAGTGCATTTTTGGAGCACGTAAATCCTCCACACATCTTCTACAAAGATCAGCTACTCAGCTTGAAGGAGCTGAAATAAATCTTCTATATTTCCTGCTAAGGAAGGTATGCAGTCAATGCTTTTCCTTCGTTTCAATCAATCTATTGACACGTGTGCCTCGTGAAATGTTTAAAAGTTGATAGCAATCAGAAGCTATTCAAAGTTAATTGTcaatatattaaaaatactTTTACACTTGACAAATGGCACGACACTGTCACTAAATCCGTGAAACCAACTGACACAAACAGTCGATCACCGACTGAACTGGAGTGCGATCATCTGTGGTTCCACGAATCGATACATCAATTCCAACCACTCTCGAAACTCGAGAGACGcgtagattttgaaattccgcGCATAACGGTACCAAAGTactaaataaatttctttctcaCTACTTCTACGAATGGTCAAGCATTAAAAGCACTTCGACGATATGCTACGAAGCATCTAAGAATTTAACGGCTCTACAATTTCATCCTTGTATAATCTGTGCCGAAGCATGCAATCGTGCAGGCAACACGATCATGCGTATGCATAGCAAATAAAGTATGGAAAAGTGctcaaaataattaaagaaatCCTCTATGAATATAAATCGAATTATTAGTTAATACACTGTACAACCATGGGGATTATGATAACTTTGATATTTGTAGTTAAATTTAAGCGAGTATATAACGTGTAATTTTATAGTAGGATATTCGGATTGCAACGACTCATACCTGAATAAGTTGCCTCGCAAATTGTTTCGCTGGAGGCACGAAAGAGCTACacgaacgaaaatataaaatatgtatgtttacgttatacgtacgttatcatttgtcgtacacgtacgtacgccaatctcctctctctatctctatttCATACGAGGAGGTCTTTCTATAATCAGAGTCAAGA from Athalia rosae chromosome 6, iyAthRosa1.1, whole genome shotgun sequence carries:
- the LOC105683538 gene encoding tetraspanin-13 isoform X2, translated to MCGGFTCSKNALTALNVLYIVVAFILIGVAVYGRASALVTNLPIIGGILACGVILFVISILGLIGAIKHHQVLLFFYMVILFLLFLVQFSIACACLAVNSEQQEQLAEEGWKRVGPELKAKVQTTFTCCGFENSLNTTRDPTMNHPSCDIVNKICAARCSTSPSAAEKDCNVCDGCMYKLQSTIDYAFKLCGGIGLFFSFTEFVGVWLTVRYRNQKDPRANPSAFL
- the LOC105683538 gene encoding tetraspanin-31 isoform X1; this encodes MCGGFTCSKNALTALNVLYIVVAFILIGVAVYGRASALVTNLPIIGGILACGVILFVISILGLIGAIKHHQVLLFFYMVILFLLFLVQFSIACACLAVNSEQQEQLAEEGWKRVGPELKAKVQTTFTCCGFENSLNTTRDPTMNHPSCDIVNKICAARCSTSPSAAEKDCNVCDGCMYKLQSTIDYAFKLCGGIGLFFSFTEVIAAFLARRYRNQWDPEEKAARAVFPRQNYVY